One segment of Papaver somniferum cultivar HN1 unplaced genomic scaffold, ASM357369v1 unplaced-scaffold_137, whole genome shotgun sequence DNA contains the following:
- the LOC113334567 gene encoding putative disease resistance protein RGA4, producing MAYDGIITNVVTELLEVLAPAITQNINLAWGFKNELKKLEKTLVKIQAVMEEAEKQQITDKSVREWLKDLRDIAYDVDDALDDFSYQIMRKDQIKGLEKKLRDCFSISFNNPLIFRLKTASKIKDINRRLEDILKNKIMFQFPNSTTTACCLSTEDIRETMSFVDDPSKFIGRDDDMLRIVELLTGTSSHSEKLPVVITGCNKKCDNSSSIQVMVRELHANLSGKKFLLVLDDLWHEDKDRWETLTSVLTVGADGSKILVTTRKDQKKAFAAGGAKETSRVVEIGKDIAIKCGGLPLVARTLGSLMHTKSTVGGWESIKANEVFKMPESQSKIILILKLSYDNLSMQLRRCFSYCCVFPKDSEISRNTLIYLWMAEGLLKKSGEGNKNTMENTGNECFNHLLQSSFLQDVKKDNHGEIETFKMHDLIHDLASTMIENHECSVWKTSELEYNSKACRIQVAFDAGNLSTVPKVIG from the exons ATGGCTTATGATGGAATTATTACTAATGTTGTAACTGAGCTCTTGGAGGTGTTGGCTCCAGCCATAACTCAAAACATTAATCTGGCTTGGGGTTTCAAAAATGAACTGAAAAAACTTGAAAAGACCTTGGTGAAGATTCAAGCAGTAATGGAGGAAGCTGAGAAACAACAAATAACGGATAAGTCTGTGAGAGAATGGTTGAAAGATCTCAGAGACATAGCTTACGACGTTGATGATGCTTTGGATGATTTCTCATATCAAATCATgcgtaaagatcaaatcaaaggCTTGGAAAAGAAGTTACGTGATTGCTTTTCAATATCTTTCAATAATCCACTTATATTTCGTTTGAAGACCGCTAGCAAAATCAAAGATATCAATAGAAGGTTAGAAGATATTCTTAAGAATAAAATTATGTTTCAGTTCCCAAATAGTACTACTACTGCTTGCTGTCTAAGTACTGAAGATATCCGAGagaccatgagttttgttgacgATCCATCAAAATTCATTGGGAGGGATGATGATATGTTAAGAATTGTAGAACTTTTGACAGGCACATCATCTCATTCTGAAAAGCTCCCTGTT GTCATAACTGGATGTAATAAAAAGTGTGATAATTCATCAAGCATACAGGTGATGGTTCGTGAACTACATGCCAATCTGAGTGGCAAGAAGTTCTTGCTAGTATTGGATGATCTCTGGCACGAAGATAAAGACAGGTGGGAGACGCTTACAAGTGTGTTAACAGTCGGCGCTGATGGAAGCAAGATCTTAGTCACCACTCGTAAAGATCAA AAAAAAGCATTTGCTGCTGGTGGTGCGAAAGAGACTTCGAGAGTGGTTGAAATTGGAAAAGATATAGCGATAAAATGTGGTGGTTTACCACTTGTTGCAAGAACTCTTGGAAGTCTTATGCACACAAAGAGTACAGTAGGAGGCTGGGAGTCGATCAAAGCAAATGAGGTTTTCAAGATGCCAGAAAGTCAAAGTAAAATCATACTGATATTGAAGCTCAGTTATGAtaatttatcaatgcaattaaggCGATGTTTTTCCTATTGTTGTGTGTTTCCTAAGGATTCTGAAATTTCAAGAAATACTTTGATCTATCTATGGATGGCTGAAGGATTGCTTAAAAAATCTGGCGAAGGAAATAAAAATACAATGGAGAATACTGGAAATGAATGTTTCAACCATTTGTTGCAGAGCTCGTTTTTACAAGATGTAAAAAAGGATAACCATGGAGAAATAGAGACATTTAAGATGCATGATCTAATACATGATCTTGCAAGTACAATGATTGAGAATCACGAATGCTCAGTATGGAAGACAAGTGAGTTGGAGTATAATTCAAAAGCTTGTCGTATACAGGTGGCTTTTGATGCAGGAAATCTCTCCACTGTTCCAAAAGTCATTGGATAA
- the LOC113334568 gene encoding putative disease resistance protein RGA4, which translates to MLDLHGNRSIEALPRNIGDLKSLSLEEIQLGFGVLGKLTFLDFSHTRINELPESCNNDLYSLETLTIGVSKQVKNWVNLKHLISGGSPTLRGIGRLTNLQTLSRYSVRQHTGDDDDGIADLGELNLLEGKLEIVNLQNLKGGTEEARRGNLKLNQNIRQLVLHWSNRYLKEVTEAEVEVVTDEDVLTGQIIELGEDVLTDEVTGAEVEVLHDGVIRAVEEVLSDQVVLEGLQPHPNLRELVIENFLGFRTWPPSVFKNLILWEMKNLKEWIEPSPPATTTLPQGTCFYPCLEEVEISLCQNLRVMPSSMFPSLKKLVVQVSNVTGLCSLLRKNLISLTNVKIGNIPGLEFLPVQILQPGLELLKVEGCPEFQGFLLNKVECNFYFSRMTYLRKVVIHHSEKWKPLKDFQYLPNLEELELCCNSVYDDSSSASASTPESTSSPAENEEAEGIQHLISLRNLKIHGWSNFRSLPHQLQYLTNLRELKIKNCDGLVELPEWLGNFSSLEELYIVGCKNLMQLPSKETMQTLTSLEELSVYVCPLLEESCADIEGEEFQKISHIKTMQMVCSVVYATSSFATSKPLELVAFYTYMDRVVSVIASQAVTEAANIGWIL; encoded by the exons ATGCTGGATCTTCATGGAAATAGGTCCATCGAAGCCCTTCCAAGAAATATTGGTGATTTGAAAAGTCTAAG TCTTGAAGAAATACAGCTAGGCTTTGGAGTTTTAGGTAAACTAACATTCCTTGATTTCTCTCACACTCGAATCAATGAGTTACCAGAGTCATGTAATAACGACCTCTATAGTTTGGAGACATTGACTATAGGTGTTTCTAAACAAGTCAAGAATTGGGTGAATCTGAAACATCTCATATCAGGGGGATCGCCTACACTAAGAGGTATAGGACGCCTTACTAATCTTCAAACCCTATCAAGATATTCCGTGAGGCAGCAcactggtgatgatgatgatggtattgCAGATTTGGGAGAACTCAATCTCCTTGAAGGGAAATTGGAAATTGTGAACTTACAAAATTTGAAAGGTGGAACAGAAGAAGCCCGGCGAGGGAATCTAAAACTGAATCAAAACATTCGCCAGTTGGTGCTACATTGGTCAAATAGATATCTCAAAGAAGTAACTGAGGCAGAGGTAGAGGTGGTGACTGACGAGGATGTGTTGACTGGTCAAATCATTGAGCTAGGTGAAGATGTGTTGACTGATGAAGTCACTGGCGCAGAGGTAGAGGTGTTGCATGATGGAGTCATTAGGGCAGTGGAAGAGGTGTTGAGTGATCAAGTGGTGTTGGAAGGTCTCCAACCTCATCCTAATTTGAGAGAGTTGGTTATTGAAAATTTCTTAG GTTTTAGGACTTGGCCTCCTTCCGTGTTTAAAAATCTCATTCTATGGGAAATGAAAAATCTGAAAGAATGGATTGAGCCATCGCCACCAGCAACAACTACACTTCCGCAAGGAACTTGTTTTTACCCTTGTCTTGAGGAAGTGGAAATTAGTCTCTGTCAAAACTTGAGAGTGATGCCATCTTCGATGTTTCCTTCTCTAAAGAAGTTGGTTGTTCAGGTCAGCAACGTCACAGGGCTGTGCTCGTTGCTGCGAAAAAACTTAATCTCTCTCACCAACGTTAAGATTGGTAACATTCCGGGGCTTGAGTTTCTACCAGTACAGATTCTGCAACCTGGTCTGGAACTGTTAAAGGTTGAAGGATGCCCTGAATTTCAAGGTTTTCTTTTGAATAAAGTGGAGTGCAACTTCTACTTTAGTCGAATGACTTACCTTCGTAAAGTGGTGATTCATCATTCAGAAAAATGGAAGCCTTTAAAAGATTTTCAATACCTACCTAACCTGGAGGAACTGGAGCTTTGTTGTAATAGTGTTTATGATGATTCATCTTCAGCCTCTGCCTCAACACcagaatcaacatcatcaccaGCAGAAAATGAAGAAGCAGAGGGTATTCAACACCTCATCTCCCTTCGTAACTTGAAAATTCATGGATGGTCCAATTTTCGTTCTCTGCCTCACCAACTTCAATACCTCACAAATCTAAGGGAGTTGAAAATTAAGAATTGTGATGGTTTGGTGGAGTTGCCAGAGTGGCTTGGAAACTTTTCATCACTTGAAGAATTGTACATTGTAGGGTGCAAGAATCTGATGCAACTGCCTTCTAAGGAAACCATGCAAACACTCACTTCACTTGAAGAACTATCTGTGTATGTTTGCCCTCTATTGGAGGAAAGCTGTGCAGACATAGAAGGTGAAGAGTTTCAAAAGATATCTCATATCAAAACCATGCAA ATGGTCTGCAGTGTTGTTTATGCTACGTCCTCATTTGCAACATCAAAACCATTGGAATTGGTGGCATTCTATACTTACATGGACCGTGTAGTCAGTGTCATCGCATCTCAG GCTGTTACTGAAGCTGCTAACATTGGGTGGATTTTATAG